In Capillimicrobium parvum, a genomic segment contains:
- a CDS encoding molybdopterin-containing oxidoreductase family protein — protein MAARIVRAACPHDCPDTCAMRVTVEDGRATRVVGDPEHPVTRGFLCGKVSNYLERVYSLERILHPLVREDGGLRRASWDEALDCAATALRRARDEHGGESIVPYSYMGTQGLIQGDLMSARLMNALGASNLVRTVCATAGYTGTAMAHGVSPEVDPEEWPNARFLLVWGWNPMSTAPHLWRRLLDARAAGARLVVVDPFRSRTARVADEHLRPRPGTDAALAIGMMRAIVDAGLQDEEFCRTHADGYDELLAGLDRYPVDRWAGICGVDAEAVAAVGRAFATTRPALLRLGVGAQRHMGAVQAYATIASLATLTGAWRDRGGGCSYIPLATTGALRSGALVRADLRPGPVRDVNMAQLGRALTDRALDPPVKALVVWNSNPAVIAPDQGGVLAGLARDDLFVLVLEQFVTDTARHADVVLPATTALEHRDVLFSWGHHYVTFNEPAIAPLGEAMPNTEIFRLLAARLGFDDPCLRESDEQLLDALLATGPSLPGLRERGWAKVDLGQGAVPHADGRFGTASGRAKLHASYVAPVEVADAALAQRYPLALITPKTHLFLNSTFANQERQRSAQSLPMVVINPADARRREIEDGGWVRVFNDRGSFRCVARVSDDAAAGVVVAPMGWWNCDYADGLSAQATTSQALTELGAAPTFNDNRVDVAPDVGGGR, from the coding sequence ATGGCCGCCCGGATCGTGCGTGCCGCCTGTCCGCATGACTGTCCCGACACGTGCGCGATGCGCGTGACCGTCGAGGACGGGCGCGCGACGCGCGTCGTCGGCGATCCCGAGCATCCGGTCACGCGTGGCTTTCTGTGCGGCAAGGTGTCGAACTACCTGGAGCGGGTGTACTCGCTGGAGCGGATCCTGCATCCGCTTGTGCGCGAGGACGGCGGCTTGCGTCGCGCGTCGTGGGACGAGGCGCTGGATTGCGCGGCGACGGCGCTGCGGCGGGCGCGCGACGAGCACGGGGGCGAGTCGATCGTGCCGTACTCGTACATGGGCACGCAGGGCCTGATCCAGGGCGATCTCATGAGCGCGCGGCTGATGAACGCGCTGGGGGCGAGCAACCTCGTGCGCACGGTCTGCGCCACTGCGGGTTACACGGGGACGGCGATGGCGCACGGCGTCTCGCCGGAGGTCGATCCGGAGGAGTGGCCGAATGCCCGCTTTCTGTTGGTGTGGGGCTGGAACCCGATGTCGACCGCGCCGCATCTTTGGCGGCGGCTGCTCGACGCGCGGGCGGCCGGGGCGCGCCTGGTCGTGGTCGACCCGTTTCGCAGCCGTACCGCCCGGGTCGCCGACGAGCATCTGCGTCCGCGGCCGGGGACCGACGCGGCGCTGGCGATCGGCATGATGCGCGCGATCGTCGATGCCGGCCTGCAGGACGAGGAGTTCTGTCGCACGCATGCCGATGGCTATGACGAGCTGCTGGCCGGGCTCGACCGCTATCCGGTTGATCGCTGGGCCGGGATCTGCGGGGTGGACGCGGAGGCGGTCGCCGCCGTCGGCCGGGCGTTCGCCACGACGCGCCCGGCGCTGCTGCGGCTCGGGGTCGGTGCGCAGCGGCACATGGGTGCTGTGCAGGCCTACGCGACGATCGCGTCGTTGGCGACGCTCACGGGGGCTTGGCGCGATCGCGGTGGCGGCTGCTCGTACATCCCGCTGGCCACGACGGGGGCGTTGCGCAGCGGCGCGCTCGTTCGTGCGGACTTGCGGCCCGGGCCGGTGCGCGACGTCAACATGGCGCAGCTGGGCCGGGCGCTGACCGACCGGGCGCTTGACCCGCCGGTCAAGGCGCTGGTCGTCTGGAACTCGAACCCGGCGGTCATCGCGCCCGACCAGGGCGGGGTGCTGGCGGGGCTGGCCCGCGACGATCTGTTCGTGCTGGTCCTCGAGCAGTTCGTGACCGATACGGCGCGTCACGCCGATGTCGTGCTGCCCGCGACGACCGCGCTCGAGCACCGCGACGTGCTCTTCTCGTGGGGTCATCACTACGTGACGTTCAACGAGCCGGCGATCGCGCCGCTGGGCGAGGCGATGCCGAACACCGAGATCTTCCGCCTGCTGGCGGCGCGCCTGGGCTTCGACGACCCGTGCCTGCGCGAGTCCGACGAGCAGCTGCTCGACGCGCTCCTGGCGACCGGCCCGTCCTTGCCGGGGCTGCGCGAGCGCGGCTGGGCGAAGGTCGATCTCGGGCAGGGCGCCGTGCCGCACGCCGACGGCCGGTTCGGGACCGCGAGCGGCCGGGCGAAGCTGCACGCGAGCTACGTCGCGCCGGTCGAGGTCGCCGACGCCGCGCTCGCGCAGCGCTACCCGCTGGCGCTGATCACGCCCAAGACGCACCTGTTCCTGAACTCGACGTTCGCCAACCAGGAGCGCCAGCGGTCGGCGCAGTCGCTGCCGATGGTGGTGATCAACCCTGCCGATGCGAGGCGGCGCGAGATCGAGGATGGCGGTTGGGTGCGCGTGTTCAACGATCGCGGCTCATTTCGCTGCGTGGCACGGGTGTCCGATGACGCTGCGGCCGGCGTCGTCGTCGCGCCGATGGGCTGGTGGAACTGCGACTACGCGGACGGGCTGAGCGCGCAGGCGACGACGTCGCAGGCGCTGACCGAGCTGGGCGCGGCGCCGACGTTCAACGACAACCGGGTCGACGTGGCGCCTGACGTGGGGGGTGGCAGATGA
- a CDS encoding cupin domain-containing protein encodes MSSRPAGGYSIAAREDALDFMAQYPGYGEQRWYSDALGTEQVSFSWRRMLPGTGGRGSYGHRHPGQEEVFFVISGTVTFKVGDDVFEAGPQTAVRMTGEEFYSVHNDTDAEAQLLIFSTRDAAAGTEKHDGFWP; translated from the coding sequence ATGAGCTCCAGGCCGGCCGGCGGCTACTCGATCGCGGCACGCGAGGACGCGCTGGACTTCATGGCCCAGTACCCGGGCTACGGCGAGCAGCGGTGGTACAGCGACGCGCTCGGGACCGAGCAGGTGTCCTTCAGCTGGCGGCGCATGCTCCCGGGGACCGGCGGGCGCGGCAGCTACGGCCACCGCCACCCGGGCCAGGAGGAGGTCTTCTTCGTGATCTCGGGCACGGTCACGTTCAAGGTCGGCGATGACGTGTTCGAGGCCGGCCCGCAGACCGCGGTGCGCATGACCGGCGAGGAGTTCTACTCCGTCCACAACGACACCGACGCCGAGGCGCAGCTGCTGATCTTCTCGACTCGCGACGCGGCGGCCGGCACGGAGAAGCATGATGGGTTCTGGCCCTGA
- a CDS encoding ester cyclase, whose translation MSEEAGELQSGPWTTDRSAKAIAPHWPATCAARPASPSDASAGAAQGVRRLVSGRRRAHPGLHIKIEDQIAEEDRVATRWHATTTAAAARDAGDRTPCFAGSSITRLLAGQLVDSHTEYSDLTALSERSAVPEPVLSPPPSMRSDSG comes from the coding sequence CTGTCCGAAGAAGCGGGGGAACTCCAGTCCGGTCCTTGGACAACAGATCGCTCGGCCAAGGCGATCGCACCACACTGGCCGGCAACCTGCGCCGCCCGCCCGGCGTCACCCAGCGACGCGAGCGCCGGCGCCGCACAGGGTGTGCGCCGGCTCGTCTCGGGCCGCCGTCGCGCCCATCCCGGTCTACACATCAAGATCGAAGACCAGATCGCCGAGGAAGACCGTGTCGCGACGCGTTGGCACGCGACCACCACAGCCGCCGCCGCGCGGGACGCCGGTGACCGCACGCCCTGCTTTGCCGGCAGCTCGATCACGCGGCTCCTGGCCGGACAGCTGGTCGACTCACACACCGAGTACTCGGACCTCACCGCCCTATCAGAACGCTCCGCCGTACCCGAGCCGGTCCTCAGCCCCCCACCTTCGATGAGGTCCGATAGTGGCTAG
- a CDS encoding alpha/beta fold hydrolase gives MLRGGSLGAVFSVLAGLAVTMVLVAPVAADGATRIGTSSPSTPNRAARGNFAGLIKIRGGRRVYLECRGSGRPTVVLESGLGNAADVWGGAFLSANDPGADPQRAVFPSVARFTRVCAYDRPGTGRLDPRTDRFKPSRSDPVAMPRTALDIARDLHALLRKARRAAGIRGPYVLVGHSIGGLTQRLHATVYPRNIAGLVLVDATPDRYGAVLAMLAANGLLTPEQYAAVAAAPPPPGLESYPDLERLDIDASGAQTRQAQADTPLRPMKLVFLSLASLDLPPDWQREAVQAVKQVYEAAQDELAKLVPGARHVIAANSGHYIQLDQPKLVVDAIRRVVDETRNHAQPNSSR, from the coding sequence ATGCTTCGGGGCGGGTCGCTGGGGGCCGTGTTTTCGGTTCTGGCCGGCCTCGCGGTGACGATGGTGCTCGTTGCGCCGGTCGCTGCCGATGGCGCGACGCGAATCGGGACAAGCTCGCCTTCGACGCCCAACCGCGCGGCTCGCGGGAACTTCGCTGGCTTGATCAAGATTCGCGGCGGGCGCAGGGTCTACCTCGAGTGCCGCGGCAGCGGACGCCCGACGGTCGTACTCGAATCGGGGCTGGGCAACGCCGCCGATGTCTGGGGCGGCGCCTTCCTCTCCGCAAACGATCCCGGTGCCGACCCGCAGCGGGCCGTGTTTCCTTCCGTCGCACGGTTCACCCGTGTATGCGCCTACGACCGCCCGGGGACGGGCCGGCTCGATCCGCGCACCGATCGGTTCAAGCCGAGCCGCAGCGACCCCGTCGCGATGCCGCGGACCGCGCTCGACATCGCGCGCGATCTGCACGCGCTGCTGCGAAAGGCTCGGCGAGCGGCCGGCATCCGCGGTCCCTACGTACTCGTCGGCCACTCCATCGGCGGGCTGACACAGCGCCTCCACGCCACCGTGTATCCCCGAAACATCGCTGGACTCGTCCTCGTCGACGCGACGCCGGATCGCTATGGCGCGGTCCTCGCGATGCTGGCGGCGAACGGGCTGCTGACGCCGGAGCAATACGCCGCCGTGGCCGCCGCGCCCCCTCCGCCAGGACTCGAGAGCTACCCGGACCTCGAGCGGCTTGACATCGATGCCAGCGGCGCCCAGACGCGCCAGGCACAGGCCGACACGCCGCTGCGTCCGATGAAGCTGGTCTTCCTCTCGCTGGCGAGCCTGGACCTGCCCCCCGACTGGCAGCGCGAGGCGGTCCAGGCGGTGAAGCAGGTGTATGAGGCGGCGCAGGACGAGCTCGCCAAGCTCGTACCGGGCGCCCGCCACGTCATCGCCGCGAATAGCGGCCACTACATCCAACTCGACCAACCCAAGCTCGTGGTCGATGCGATCCGCCGGGTGGTCGACGAAACACGCAACCACGCACAACCGAACAGCAGCAGATAG
- a CDS encoding carboxymuconolactone decarboxylase family protein — MATRIPTTEITGVRGALVKRFAKKMLGQVPEPLGVYWHNPKVLNHYMALGRKSQQWDVCDRSLKSFAHMAVASLIGCSWCLDFGYFEAHNQNLDVEKAREVPRWRESDVFTALERDVMAYAEAMSQTPPTVTDEMSARLLERLGAPAMVELTSFIALANVYTRSNVAFGIESDGFAKACGLKPLAEPVVPPRVASAA; from the coding sequence ATGGCCACCAGGATCCCGACAACAGAGATCACCGGCGTCCGCGGTGCGCTGGTGAAGAGGTTCGCCAAGAAGATGCTCGGCCAGGTGCCGGAGCCCCTCGGCGTCTACTGGCACAACCCCAAGGTGCTCAACCACTACATGGCGCTCGGCCGCAAGTCGCAGCAGTGGGATGTGTGCGATCGCAGCCTGAAGTCGTTCGCCCACATGGCCGTCGCGTCGCTCATCGGCTGCAGCTGGTGCCTCGACTTCGGCTACTTCGAGGCTCACAACCAGAACCTCGACGTCGAGAAGGCGCGCGAGGTGCCGCGCTGGCGCGAGTCGGACGTCTTCACGGCCCTGGAGCGCGACGTGATGGCCTACGCGGAGGCAATGAGCCAGACGCCGCCGACCGTCACCGACGAGATGTCCGCCCGGCTGCTCGAGCGACTCGGGGCGCCGGCGATGGTCGAGCTGACCTCGTTCATCGCGCTGGCCAACGTCTACACCCGGTCCAACGTCGCGTTCGGCATCGAGTCAGACGGCTTCGCCAAGGCCTGTGGTCTGAAGCCCCTCGCCGAGCCGGTGGTCCCGCCCCGGGTAGCGTCGGCCGCATGA
- a CDS encoding RNA polymerase sigma-70 factor: protein MTGDPFVTHRSLLFTVAYEMLGSAADAEDVVQETWLRWADVDRAEVRDPRAYLVQIVTRQALNRLRTVSRRREEYFGQWLPEPLRTGPDVAEDVELAESVSIAMLTVLETLAPTERAVFVLREVFDTPYDEIAQAVGKRPDAVRQIARRARDHVTARRPRLEVTRAEQQAAVERFQAALTTGDLQGLLDVLAPDVTLVADGGGVVAAAIRPVTGAKTVARLLSQFNLAARGARVGSTWLNGAPALRIDPGGEFDTAVGLTVEAGRITRIYAIRNPDKLARVDEPVSLSR from the coding sequence ATGACGGGCGATCCGTTCGTCACCCACCGCAGCCTGCTCTTCACGGTCGCCTACGAGATGCTCGGCTCGGCGGCCGACGCCGAGGACGTCGTCCAGGAGACCTGGCTGCGGTGGGCCGACGTCGACCGCGCCGAGGTGCGCGACCCCCGTGCCTACCTGGTGCAGATCGTGACCCGGCAGGCACTCAACCGCCTGCGGACGGTCTCGCGCCGGCGGGAGGAGTACTTCGGGCAGTGGCTGCCCGAGCCACTGCGGACCGGCCCGGACGTCGCCGAGGACGTCGAACTCGCCGAGAGCGTCTCGATCGCCATGCTCACCGTGCTCGAGACGCTCGCCCCGACCGAGCGGGCGGTGTTCGTGCTGCGCGAGGTCTTCGACACGCCATACGACGAGATCGCCCAAGCGGTCGGCAAGCGGCCGGACGCGGTACGCCAGATCGCCCGACGGGCGCGCGATCACGTGACCGCCAGGCGCCCGCGGCTCGAGGTGACCCGCGCCGAGCAGCAGGCGGCGGTGGAGCGGTTTCAAGCCGCACTCACAACCGGCGATCTCCAGGGCCTGCTCGACGTTCTTGCCCCCGACGTGACGCTGGTGGCCGACGGCGGGGGCGTGGTTGCCGCGGCCATCCGGCCGGTGACCGGCGCGAAGACGGTGGCTCGACTGCTCTCCCAGTTCAACCTTGCCGCACGCGGCGCGCGGGTCGGAAGCACTTGGCTCAACGGTGCCCCCGCGCTGCGGATCGACCCCGGGGGCGAGTTCGACACCGCTGTGGGCCTGACGGTCGAGGCCGGCCGGATCACCCGCATCTACGCGATCCGCAACCCTGACAAGCTGGCGCGCGTCGACGAACCGGTTTCCCTCTCGCGGTAG
- a CDS encoding PLP-dependent cysteine synthase family protein has protein sequence MITAVAFTRRHDRQDARAWTIEAIRRIEADANRSADTHLHVFPLPPQWGVDLYLKDESVHPTGSLKHRLARSLFLYGLCSGWIREGTTVVEASSGSTAVSEAYFARFLDLPFVAVMPAATSQEKIALIEAQGGSCHLVADPTTVYDRARQLAADRDGHYLDQFTYAERATDWLGNNNIAESIFEQMALERHRVPTWIVVGAGTGGTSATIGRHVRHRRSTTRLCVVDPEHSVFYASWASDPAAFTGRPSRIEGIGRQRVEPSFVPDVIDRMFQVPDAASIATMRVVRQLTGRSVGGSTGTNVWGSLMLVAEMLSRGERGSIVTLICDGGERYRATYYDDAWVRRQDLELAAYTDAVLTFLDTGVLADPVTGEGTVSAPDRSAVR, from the coding sequence ATGATCACGGCGGTGGCCTTCACACGCAGACACGATCGGCAGGACGCGCGGGCGTGGACTATCGAGGCGATTCGCCGGATCGAGGCGGATGCCAACCGCTCGGCGGACACCCATCTCCACGTCTTTCCGCTTCCCCCGCAGTGGGGCGTGGATCTTTATCTCAAGGACGAGTCCGTCCACCCGACGGGATCGCTGAAGCACCGGCTCGCGCGCTCGCTGTTCCTGTACGGGCTTTGCAGCGGCTGGATTCGCGAGGGCACCACCGTCGTCGAGGCGTCCAGCGGCTCGACCGCCGTCTCCGAGGCGTACTTCGCGCGCTTCCTCGACCTGCCGTTCGTCGCCGTGATGCCGGCCGCCACGAGCCAGGAGAAGATCGCGCTCATCGAGGCGCAAGGCGGGTCCTGCCACCTCGTTGCGGATCCGACGACCGTGTACGACCGAGCGCGGCAGCTCGCCGCGGACCGTGACGGGCACTACCTGGACCAATTCACGTACGCTGAGCGGGCGACGGACTGGCTCGGCAACAACAACATCGCCGAATCGATCTTCGAGCAGATGGCGCTGGAGCGCCACCGCGTCCCGACCTGGATCGTGGTCGGCGCGGGGACGGGCGGCACGAGCGCGACGATCGGACGCCACGTGCGGCACCGGCGCAGCACGACCCGCCTGTGCGTGGTTGACCCCGAGCACTCCGTCTTCTATGCGAGCTGGGCGAGCGACCCCGCGGCATTCACGGGCCGGCCGTCCCGCATCGAGGGCATCGGCCGTCAACGTGTCGAGCCGTCGTTCGTGCCCGACGTGATCGACCGGATGTTCCAGGTCCCGGATGCCGCGTCGATCGCGACGATGCGCGTCGTGCGGCAGCTCACGGGCCGCAGCGTCGGCGGGTCGACCGGGACCAACGTCTGGGGCTCCCTGATGCTGGTCGCCGAGATGCTGTCGCGCGGGGAGCGCGGGAGCATCGTGACCCTCATCTGCGATGGCGGCGAGCGCTACCGCGCGACGTACTACGACGACGCTTGGGTCAGACGCCAGGACCTGGAGCTCGCCGCGTACACGGATGCGGTCCTCACATTCCTCGACACCGGGGTCCTAGCGGATCCCGTGACGGGAGAAGGAACGGTCAGCGCACCCGACCGCTCGGCAGTGCGCTAG
- a CDS encoding DUF1059 domain-containing protein — MVPGCDTKIEGRTEDEILEDVAVHAREAHGMDEVPPEVEERIRDAIVEV; from the coding sequence ATCGTCCCGGGATGCGACACCAAGATCGAGGGACGGACTGAGGACGAAATCCTCGAGGATGTGGCCGTCCACGCACGCGAGGCGCACGGGATGGACGAGGTTCCTCCCGAGGTCGAGGAACGCATCCGCGACGCCATCGTCGAGGTCTAG
- a CDS encoding class II glutamine amidotransferase, which yields MDGHILEDFVLSPSLDLGVASRDDLAASELLHGILPSLVLARSRGTIAWMCRMLAYLGEPVSLRHILFETDGCLVRQSYSPRMMNTFLNLAGFGMAAWQPQSVREDEPFIYRTTTLPAFDRNLRGLAGKLEPTCAIAHVRGVTYGEQELVGGSNLHPFRFPGATVALAHNGHLRDFSRMRYDLVRHIRPELAERIEGTTDSEWIYALVLSHLDDPYGVPEAGELAEAAERALGVLREVRARLDIDTSSPVNLFITTGQALVATRFSFDYGWYPADDTMLETDLPYVSLWYTAGDSYGRHDGDTRMAGDRGVRSLLIASEPLTEDTSTWLEVPEYSMIMADRASDALALQMRDLDV from the coding sequence GTGGACGGCCACATCCTCGAGGATTTCGTCCTCAGTCCGTCCCTCGATCTTGGTGTCGCATCCCGGGACGATCTCGCCGCATCTGAACTCCTTCATGGGATCCTCCCATCGTTGGTGCTCGCCAGGTCCCGCGGTACGATCGCCTGGATGTGCCGTATGCTCGCATATCTGGGTGAGCCGGTGTCGCTGCGGCACATCCTCTTCGAGACCGACGGTTGCCTCGTCCGCCAGTCGTACAGCCCGCGGATGATGAACACCTTCCTGAACCTCGCCGGCTTCGGCATGGCGGCCTGGCAGCCGCAGTCCGTCCGCGAGGACGAGCCGTTCATATACCGGACGACGACGCTGCCAGCCTTCGACCGGAACCTACGCGGGCTCGCGGGCAAGCTTGAGCCGACCTGCGCGATCGCCCACGTCCGCGGCGTAACCTACGGCGAGCAGGAGCTCGTCGGCGGCTCAAATCTGCATCCTTTCCGCTTCCCCGGCGCAACCGTCGCGCTCGCGCACAACGGGCACCTGCGGGACTTCTCACGGATGCGCTACGACCTCGTCCGCCACATCCGGCCGGAGCTCGCAGAGCGCATCGAAGGGACCACAGACTCGGAGTGGATTTACGCGCTTGTGCTCTCACACCTCGACGACCCGTACGGCGTGCCCGAGGCCGGCGAACTCGCCGAGGCCGCAGAGAGGGCGCTCGGCGTCCTGCGCGAGGTGCGGGCGCGCCTGGACATCGACACGTCCTCGCCGGTCAACCTCTTCATCACGACCGGGCAGGCCCTCGTCGCCACGCGCTTCTCGTTCGACTACGGCTGGTACCCGGCCGACGACACGATGCTCGAGACCGATCTGCCGTACGTCAGCCTGTGGTACACGGCCGGCGACAGCTACGGTCGTCACGACGGCGATACCCGCATGGCCGGCGACCGCGGGGTGCGCTCGCTGCTCATCGCCTCGGAGCCGCTCACCGAGGACACCTCCACCTGGCTCGAGGTCCCCGAGTACTCAATGATCATGGCAGACCGCGCGTCGGACGCCCTCGCCCTGCAGATGCGCGACCTGGATGTCTGA
- a CDS encoding cyclic nucleotide-binding domain-containing protein, with translation MSERERVAFLAGVPLFEGIAEDDLADLAHVLRRRTVRAGEIIWREGSHAASMALIVDGRVAVTRHVVGARAMSVAEFGPGQTVGEIPLFDGGPHTATAQAADTTTLLLLGRPDFAALVARRHPSAFALKRRIASLATARLRTQLERLAAPIADAPDEQPAAEALPLAAELEPCGPPNSGYVRRMATFRAFDSLALWGFLTAGRYARCRRGRTLVAEGAQPNACYLTINGAVEKVLVRGRRRIRVGLAGPGQAFAYESLIDGRPAPVTAISRERALLLVLPREPFERLFLGDTPESHVFLDVIDRDVVGSWRHALRPLAPLVHASAPRDKFVSVT, from the coding sequence ATGTCTGAGCGCGAGCGCGTCGCCTTCCTCGCCGGCGTCCCGCTCTTCGAGGGCATCGCCGAGGATGACCTCGCGGACCTGGCGCACGTCCTGCGCAGGCGCACTGTCCGAGCCGGCGAGATCATCTGGCGGGAGGGCAGCCACGCTGCGAGCATGGCGTTGATCGTCGACGGGCGGGTCGCCGTCACGCGACACGTTGTGGGCGCGCGCGCCATGAGCGTCGCCGAATTCGGCCCGGGGCAAACCGTCGGCGAGATCCCGCTTTTTGACGGAGGACCGCACACGGCGACGGCGCAGGCCGCGGACACCACGACGCTGCTGCTGCTCGGCCGCCCCGATTTCGCCGCGCTCGTCGCGCGCCGCCATCCGTCTGCGTTCGCGCTCAAGCGGCGCATCGCGAGCCTTGCCACCGCACGGCTGCGCACGCAGCTCGAGCGCCTCGCCGCGCCGATCGCCGACGCACCCGACGAGCAACCCGCCGCGGAGGCACTGCCGCTGGCGGCGGAGCTCGAGCCCTGCGGGCCGCCCAACAGCGGCTACGTGCGCCGGATGGCCACGTTCCGCGCGTTTGACTCGCTGGCGCTGTGGGGCTTCCTAACCGCCGGGCGCTACGCTCGCTGTCGGCGCGGGCGGACGCTGGTGGCCGAGGGCGCCCAGCCGAACGCCTGCTATCTCACGATCAACGGCGCGGTGGAGAAGGTCCTGGTCCGCGGGAGGCGGCGGATCCGGGTCGGCCTGGCCGGACCCGGCCAGGCGTTCGCCTACGAGAGCCTGATCGACGGACGGCCGGCACCCGTCACCGCGATCAGCCGCGAGCGTGCGCTCTTGCTGGTGCTGCCACGCGAGCCCTTCGAGCGGCTGTTCCTGGGCGACACCCCGGAGTCACATGTCTTCCTCGACGTCATCGACCGCGACGTCGTCGGCTCCTGGCGGCACGCCCTGCGCCCGCTGGCTCCGCTGGTGCACGCTTCCGCCCCACGCGACAAGTTCGTCTCGGTGACGTGA
- a CDS encoding ester cyclase gives MTNEPVPDGTPDRAIQPGDATSVERNKAVSRRWVDVFNERDDAGEADVRAPDYVAHAPVSLEPVALDSEAWMRFLAGFLEAFPDLQLRVEDAVGEGDLVAQRIRFEGTHTGEFQGLPPTHRKVTFSGLELNRFVDGRVAEHWFQMDALSLLQQLGLVVVPGPRLLPRVLAHQLKKLHTKR, from the coding sequence GTGACCAACGAACCCGTGCCTGATGGAACGCCCGACAGGGCGATCCAGCCAGGCGACGCCACCTCGGTAGAACGCAACAAGGCCGTCTCGCGCCGGTGGGTCGACGTCTTCAATGAGCGCGACGACGCGGGTGAGGCCGACGTCCGTGCGCCGGATTACGTCGCCCATGCGCCCGTCAGTCTGGAGCCTGTCGCGCTGGACTCCGAGGCATGGATGCGGTTTCTCGCCGGCTTCCTCGAGGCTTTCCCTGACCTTCAGCTGAGAGTGGAGGACGCGGTGGGTGAAGGCGACCTCGTCGCACAACGGATCCGCTTCGAGGGCACTCACACGGGCGAGTTCCAAGGGCTCCCGCCGACGCACCGGAAGGTTACGTTTTCCGGCCTCGAGTTGAACCGTTTCGTTGACGGGCGAGTCGCGGAGCACTGGTTTCAGATGGACGCCCTGTCGCTGCTTCAGCAGTTGGGTCTGGTCGTCGTGCCCGGCCCGCGGTTGCTGCCGCGCGTCCTGGCCCACCAGTTGAAGAAGCTGCACACGAAACGCTGA
- a CDS encoding RNA polymerase sigma factor, whose translation MIESVYRVQVAPVYGFFSYSVERDVAEALTSTTFERVVRSWGRSDRARSSERTWIFSIACNVLIDHLRRSSHRTGRSAKEHPEMLAALVSSDDPVTQAMSTEALKAWFQGLRPPERQVLALRYGADLSVAEIAEIMDVSKANIHQISSGALRRLPSSVAADQRGEGAIAEPTAAPAAGPGRPDRFPRLNDSARQVA comes from the coding sequence GTGATCGAGTCCGTGTACCGCGTACAAGTTGCGCCCGTTTACGGCTTCTTCAGCTACTCGGTCGAGCGTGACGTCGCCGAGGCTCTCACGTCGACCACGTTCGAGCGCGTCGTGCGGTCCTGGGGGCGGTCGGATCGCGCACGCTCGAGCGAGCGGACCTGGATCTTCTCGATCGCTTGCAACGTCCTGATCGACCACCTGCGCCGCAGCAGCCATCGGACCGGACGGTCCGCAAAGGAGCATCCGGAGATGTTGGCGGCGCTGGTCTCATCGGATGACCCGGTGACGCAAGCGATGAGCACCGAGGCCCTGAAGGCGTGGTTTCAAGGACTGAGGCCGCCGGAGCGCCAAGTCCTCGCGTTGCGCTACGGCGCCGACCTGTCTGTCGCCGAGATCGCTGAGATCATGGACGTCAGCAAGGCGAATATCCACCAGATCTCCTCGGGGGCCCTGCGTCGTCTGCCCAGTAGCGTCGCGGCCGATCAGCGCGGCGAAGGGGCGATCGCCGAGCCGACTGCGGCGCCTGCGGCCGGCCCTGGCCGGCCGGATCGGTTCCCGCGGCTCAACGACAGCGCACGCCAGGTTGCGTAG